A genome region from Anastrepha ludens isolate Willacy chromosome 3, idAnaLude1.1, whole genome shotgun sequence includes the following:
- the LOC128857929 gene encoding mannosyl-oligosaccharide alpha-1,2-mannosidase IA, with protein MMLHAWENYKLYAWGKNELRPLSQRPHSGSIFGAYDLGATIVDGLDTLYLMGLEKEYQEGRDWIERKFSLDNISADLSVFETNIRFVGGMLTLYAFTGDNMYKEKAQHIADKLLPAFQTPTGIPYALVNTRTGASRNYGWASGGSSILSEVGTLHCEFVYLSDITGNPLYRERVQTIRQVLKEIEKPKGLYPNFINPKTGKWGQMHMSLGALGDSFFEYLLKAWLQSGQVDEEAREMFDESMVAINEHMIRTSSGGLTYVSDLKFDRLEHKMDHLACFAGGLFALAANTRQNQYANKFMEIGKGLTNTCHESYARTSTKLGPEAFRFSDAAEARALKSQEKYYILRPETIESYFVLWRLTHDQKYRDWGWEAVQALEAHCRTPHGYCGIKNVYQETPQKDDVQQSFFLAETLKYLYLLFSDDSLLPLDEWIFNTEAHPLPIRSANAFYRAAPPAQTQLDENR; from the exons ATGATGCTGCACGCTTGGGAGAATTACAAACTCTACGCCTGGGGTAAAAACGAATTGCGGCCGCTCAGTCAACGACCACATTCGGGCagtatttttggtgcctacgaTCTGGGCGCGACCATAGTCGATGGTCTGGACACACTCTATCTAATGGGGTTGGAGAAGGAGTATCAAGAGGGACGCGATTGGATCGAACGTAAATTTTCGCTAGACAACATTAGCGCCGATCTATCGGTATTCGAAACGAATATCCGTTTTGTTGGTGGCATGCTGACGCTGTACGCTTTCACCGGTGACAACATGTACAAAGAGAAGGCACAACACATCGCTGACAAGCTGTTGCCTGCCTTCCAGACGCCCACCGGCATACCATATGCGTTGGTAAATACACGAACCGGTGCAAGTAGAAATTATGGTTGGGCTTCAGGTGGCAGTTCGATTTTATCCGAAGTTGGCACATTGCATTGCGAATTCGTATATCTAAGTGATATTACCGGTAATCCGCTATACAGGGAGCGTGTGCAAACTATACGCCAAGTTTTGAAGGAGATAGAGAAGCCAAAGGGTCTCTATCCGAATTTCATCAATCCAAAAACGGGCAAGTGGGGACAAA TGCACATGTCGCTGGGCGCTTTGGGCGACAGTTTCTTTGAGTACCTGCTGAAGGCGTGGCTGCAGTCTGGACAGGTAGATGAGGAGGCGCGTGAAATGTTCGACGAATCGATGGTAGCGATTAATGAGCACATGATACGAACCAGTTCGGGTGGGCTGACGTATGTGTCCGATTTGAAGTTCGATCGCTTGGAACATAAAATGGATCACTTGGCGTGCTTTGCAG GTGGTCTCTTCGCCTTAGCTGCTAATACGCGACAAAATCAATATGCCAATAAATTTATGGAAATTGGCAAAGGTCTGACAAATACCTGTCATGAGAGCTATGCAAGAACATCTACCAAATTGGGTCCTGAAGCTTTTCG CTTTAGCGACGCAGCCGAAGCGCGTGCCTTGAAATCTCAAGAGAAATACTATATACTACGACCGGAGACGATCGAGAGTTACTTTGTGTTGTGGCGTTTGACGCACGATCAAAAATACCGCGACTGGGGCTGGGAGGCTGTGCAAGCGCTAGAGGCACACTGCCGCACGCCACATGGCTATTGTGGCATCAAAAATGTGTATCAGGAGACACCGCAGAAGGATGATGTGCAACAGAGTTTCTTCTTGGCGGAGACATTAAAG TACTTGTATTTGCTCTTCTCCGACGACTCCTTGCTGCCGCTAGATGAGTGGATATTCAACACGGAGGCGCATCCGTTGCCCATCCGTAGCGCGAATGCCTTCTATCGCGCGGCACCACCCGCCCAAACGCAACTCGACGAGAATCGTTAA